In the genome of Rhopalosiphum padi isolate XX-2018 chromosome 1, ASM2088224v1, whole genome shotgun sequence, the window atagtataaaaaaaaataagttgctTTTTTAaccttacttatttatatagaaaCGTACGTAGTCTTCAAACGTTGTTAATTTTTGAGCATTTGGCCAATATCGAGGAACAGGTGTCCAAAGGTTTTTATCATTGGCATATAGTGTTATTGGCAGGTAGTTGTAAGTTACGATTACTCTATGTCCTTCAGCTTGTAAATCTTTGAGTGATTTATTCCAACCCATTTTAGCCATATGCTTACCCAAGTAAAGTGTtacaaattgatataatttaagatgCTCTGACGGATTTTTCGAAAAGCCCGTTTGAAATTTATGAAATTCGACAATTACGATTTCATTTGTTGCTTctacaaatgtttttatatccTCAAGAACGTGTGATAAAGGTCTTACTGGATAAATTTCGTGATGTAGCCACCATAAATGATCAGACTGACAATCAAAACCTACTCTTAAATCCAAGTAACGGGCTCCGTGGCACAATTGACTCAAAATATCAACgtcctaaacatttttaaaatgaatataagatACAAGGAAGACAAAAAACCCAAGCTCAAACTTACTTGAGTATAGacatacttttcaaaataaattggacAATTTTGCGTAGTATCATATGCTCCTGAATCATGCGTACCTGGCAAAAACAGGGAATCTAATCTTAAAGATTTGACGTCGTCTGCCAAATTGTCCATCCAATTAGGTTGAGTTTTAAGACAGTTTGTTgctaatactataaataattcaaaatatcaaagtgaatatttatttattaatgttaaataaaaatggcataaactattatataatatactgttaacactttttttgtgttaatttttaatatgcagTCGTATTTTTCTGATAGatctgataaattaaatattcgtgtattttaagtttttaataaaaggtaaaatgttgaaaatatgaCGAATAAAAATTCTTAAGATGAATTTAAGATCAGCTCATAATCCATCCTATATAATATCGACCACGATTATAATCCATTCTAtagttcatattatgtatactcgtACAGTAAAACCTCTCTATAATTAAATCGATTGAGACAACATATTTTTCCTTTATAGAGACATtttactgcataatatatattgatctGTAATGGCCAAAGTAAGTAAATAACgtatatcaataatacaataaaatttgaattaccaTACATCAATATAAATCATCAATAGcatgttttatgttaatttttttcgatactatttattttgatagcataaattataaaatatagcataACCCGacttcaataacaaaaaaataaataaataaataaaaacaaataatataaaatacgatactATACAGAGTGACTCAACTAGCATGACCCTTTatgttttcctttaataataaactgattcatattataatatttttataatttgtaagatcatatttaaaatatttgagattTTTAGTACTACTTAAGGAGTGACCTGTGAtgatataactttaatttttcatctttttattgtaaattatttattgaataacttttttgaaaatattgacgtacCTAATTCTTAAGATATTTTGTCGAATTTGTATTTAGATATacgttacattttcaaaaaaatatccattaaataatttgaagtatAAAGAAGggtgtaattttaaaaacagaaatttctATCCCCGTGAACTTCTTTATTAGtgcaaaaacatgaataatttgaaaattatgcttttacatatatttaaaaaacagattttaaatAACCTCGCGTTATCGAAGAAAAAGGAGCGGGTGAACATATTTGGTAAATCGTCCTGTAATAGGGATTTCTCGGTTTTAGCGTACTTCAATTTCACGGTAAAATCGGCGTATTGATAAGTATAATTAGACTATAAgaacattttgtaaatactCACGTGTGTCGGTCTCGCCACTGACGTATGCCACCCAATACTCGAAACACTGGCTTTCAAACTGACCGTCATGGCAAAGCAGCTGTATGGTCTTCGTGCACACTGTCAGATCGGTCTCCAACCAGCCAGAAGTGGCGTTCACCGGATACTTACGGAGCGCCATCTCGGTGGCGGTCCAAAAATGGCTATGCGCTGGGTCCGCGCCAAATACTCCGACCCAGTCGTTTGGGTTTGCCGACAGCACTTGCCACGACACTGCCACGCGCTTACCCCCTTGTTGCTCTATGTCCGGCATTACCGTCAAACCCACATAGTGATGTCCAAATTCGAAATCTGGTGACTCTGAAAAATCCATTAACTACCGCGGTcataagtttataacttataaacctTACTATAGTAAAATCGTGCGGATCaaagtaatattatgaaatacaagACAAATTAATGCACGACGGTCATGTACCTAAATTGCCTACTCAAAACGCCGTGTgaccatagtattattattgtaatggatAACATCAATATACACCGGAACAAAAAATGAGAAATCACGTCATACGCGTGCAATGGCGTATTTGGGAAAGGGCATTgatctgtatttatatataataaatcaagtgtattatactaatgaaaatatgttattgtatacaGTGCTCATATAACGACGAATAAATTACaagtaacttaatttttttattatgtgagggtaaatgataaataaagataatagatttttgatcggtaatttttcttttaatttaaatttatattcttttaacGTGCcagtattta includes:
- the LOC132931887 gene encoding PI-PLC X-box domain-containing protein DDB_G0293730-like isoform X4, which produces MSKHLWWILIWTVLQVTTIGGKESPDFEFGHHYVGLTVMPDIEQQGGKRVAVSWQVLSANPNDWVGVFGADPAHSHFWTATEMALRKYPVNATSGWLETDLTVCTKTIQLLCHDGQFESQCFEYWVAYVSGETDTLLATNCLKTQPNWMDNLADDVKSLRLDSLFLPGTHDSGAYDTTQNCPIYFEKYVYTQDVDILSQLCHGARYLDLRVGFDCQSDHLWWLHHEIYPVRPLSHVLEDIKTFVEATNEIVIVEFHKFQTGFSKNPSEHLKLYQFVTLYLGKHMAKMGWNKSLKDLQAEGHRVIVTYNYLPITLYANDKNLWTPVPRYWPNAQKLTTFEDYVRFYINKIQNESGVTVLMAELTPTPLDVIFNRGYGLRHMSSIINESLFKWFSMPEWGEHFNIVAVDFLQSTNIIDAAIHWNKKKIIPSNK
- the LOC132931887 gene encoding PI-PLC X-box domain-containing protein DDB_G0293730-like isoform X6, with the translated sequence MSKHLWWILIWTVLQVTTIGGKESPDFEFGHHYVGLTVMPDIEQQGGKRVAVSWQVLSANPNDWVGVFGADPAHSHFWTATEMALRKYPVNATSGWLETDLTVCTKTIQLLCHDGQFESQCFEYWVAYVSGETDTLLATNCLKTQPNWMDNLADDVKSLRLDSLFLPGTHDSGAYDTTQNCPIYFEKYVYTQDVDILSQLCHGARYLDLRVGFDCQSDHLWWLHHEIYPVRPLSHVLEDIKTFVEATNEIVIVEFHKFQTGFSKNPSEHLKLYQFVTLYLGKHMAKMGWNKSLKDLQAEGHRVIVTYNYLPITLYANDKNLWTPVPRYWPNAQKLTTFEDYNTKRKRCNSLDG